In the Sediminibacter sp. Hel_I_10 genome, one interval contains:
- a CDS encoding aldo/keto reductase encodes MKEIVLNDGNKIPIIGFGTYKSTEQDGIKSIKNALKIGYRMVDTAAKYDNEKEVGKAINESGINRKEIFVTTKLWRENLGYKEAKKAFDKSLKKLGLNYIDLYLIHWPANAKNYTNWQKANSDSWRAMEELQADGKIKSIGVSNFWQEHLEVLFQTANVIPAVNQIEFHPGYWQPKLTEFCKKHDITVESWSPLARGKVFGNEVLQSIARKHNKSIAQICLRWIIQHETIIIPKSNTLERIEDNINIFDFKLSDEEMKLINELSEMGFSGELPNIWPDVLDVKN; translated from the coding sequence ATGAAAGAAATAGTATTAAATGACGGAAATAAAATACCAATCATAGGTTTTGGAACCTATAAATCTACAGAGCAAGACGGTATTAAATCTATAAAAAATGCTTTGAAAATAGGATATAGAATGGTTGATACAGCCGCCAAATATGATAATGAAAAAGAAGTTGGGAAAGCAATAAATGAAAGTGGAATCAATAGAAAAGAAATTTTCGTAACCACAAAATTATGGCGTGAAAATTTAGGTTATAAAGAAGCTAAAAAAGCTTTCGACAAATCACTCAAAAAACTTGGCTTGAATTATATTGACCTGTATTTAATTCATTGGCCTGCCAACGCAAAAAATTATACAAATTGGCAAAAAGCAAATTCAGACAGTTGGCGTGCTATGGAGGAATTACAAGCTGACGGAAAAATAAAATCCATTGGCGTAAGCAATTTTTGGCAAGAACATTTAGAGGTACTTTTTCAAACCGCAAACGTAATTCCTGCAGTCAATCAAATTGAATTTCACCCTGGTTATTGGCAACCAAAATTGACTGAATTTTGTAAAAAGCATGACATTACGGTTGAATCTTGGTCACCTTTGGCAAGAGGAAAAGTCTTTGGAAATGAAGTATTACAATCTATAGCTAGAAAACATAATAAATCAATAGCTCAAATTTGTTTGCGATGGATTATTCAACACGAAACCATCATAATCCCTAAATCAAATACACTAGAAAGAATTGAAGACAATATCAACATTTTTGACTTTAAATTATCAGACGAGGAGATGAAGCTAATAAATGAACTTTCGGAAATGGGATTTAGTGGAGAATTGCCTAACATTTGGCCAGACGTATTGGATGTTAAAAATTAA
- a CDS encoding carboxypeptidase-like regulatory domain-containing protein, translated as MRKILLSEFSTLEILNKLISSTLLFLFSFQCILAQSIISGKIVDPNNEPISFAHIRLENTNIGTISNDIGLFKLVVNIENKNNRLIISSLGYKTEKITLSDEYQTITLTEDVTQLNEVVIVSKDYAKELIEKAINAIPNNYPTSDERHTGFFRETTTWENEKKTNLYKRSCNRCH; from the coding sequence ATGAGAAAGATATTATTATCAGAATTTAGCACGTTAGAAATTTTAAATAAGCTGATTTCATCGACCTTATTATTTCTCTTTTCATTTCAATGTATTTTAGCGCAATCCATTATTTCTGGAAAAATTGTTGACCCAAACAACGAACCAATATCATTTGCCCATATTCGTTTAGAAAACACCAATATAGGAACGATTTCAAACGATATTGGTCTGTTTAAATTAGTCGTGAATATTGAGAATAAGAATAACCGTCTAATTATTTCTTCATTAGGGTATAAAACAGAAAAAATAACTTTAAGTGATGAATATCAAACGATAACCTTGACTGAAGATGTTACTCAGTTAAATGAAGTTGTCATTGTTTCAAAAGATTACGCAAAAGAACTTATAGAAAAGGCCATAAATGCAATTCCAAACAACTACCCAACATCCGACGAGCGACACACAGGTTTTTTCAGAGAAACCACTACTTGGGAAAATGAAAAAAAAACCAATCTATATAAACGAAGCTGTAATAGATGCCATTAA
- a CDS encoding alpha/beta fold hydrolase — translation MSVNIETNKFSDAELIKNLPGFKNKYITTNGVQLHYVEGGSGAPLICLPGWPQTWYSYQPVAQQLAKKYRVIIIDIRGMGSSEKPQAGYDKKTMAEDILGLIVQLNLGKVSIMGHDIGGMVAMSLAFNHPEVVEKLVILDGAHPSEGMMQMPLMPAPGTFKEKMDANMPYAWWMGFNQVKGLPEQLLEGRFHYLQDWLFNYVMVDASKMTKLERDVYAQAYNDTESIRASNAWYQTFNQDIEDTKNYQQLTMPVLGIGSYISYNYMNMGLPHVATDVKVVGILESGHYLFEEAPEQVLEAVVPFLAKKNKSK, via the coding sequence ATGAGCGTAAATATAGAAACAAACAAGTTTTCAGACGCGGAGCTAATCAAGAATCTACCGGGCTTTAAAAACAAATACATCACGACTAATGGTGTCCAACTTCATTATGTAGAAGGCGGAAGTGGTGCGCCTCTAATTTGTTTACCTGGATGGCCACAAACCTGGTATTCATACCAACCCGTTGCCCAGCAATTGGCAAAAAAATACCGAGTAATCATAATTGACATACGTGGTATGGGGAGTTCTGAAAAACCGCAAGCGGGTTATGATAAAAAAACAATGGCCGAAGACATTTTAGGCCTTATAGTGCAGTTAAATTTGGGGAAGGTTTCCATCATGGGGCATGACATTGGTGGTATGGTGGCCATGAGTTTAGCCTTTAATCATCCTGAAGTCGTGGAGAAACTAGTGATTCTAGATGGTGCACATCCAAGTGAAGGGATGATGCAAATGCCTTTGATGCCAGCTCCTGGAACATTTAAAGAAAAAATGGATGCCAACATGCCCTACGCCTGGTGGATGGGTTTCAATCAAGTGAAGGGACTGCCCGAGCAACTGCTGGAAGGTCGCTTTCATTATCTGCAAGATTGGCTTTTTAACTATGTGATGGTAGACGCCTCTAAAATGACCAAACTGGAAAGAGATGTTTATGCTCAGGCATACAACGACACAGAGAGTATCAGGGCGTCCAACGCTTGGTATCAAACATTCAATCAAGACATTGAAGACACTAAAAACTATCAGCAACTTACCATGCCCGTTTTGGGAATAGGCAGCTATATCAGCTACAACTATATGAATATGGGCTTACCGCATGTCGCAACAGATGTTAAAGTCGTTGGGATATTGGAAAGCGGTCATTATTTGTTTGAAGAGGCACCAGAACAAGTACTTGAGGCAGTAGTGCCCTTTTTAGCTAAAAAAAATAAATCGAAATGA
- a CDS encoding AAA family ATPase, whose product MKFNELQIDNFKAIELVKIESLGDLVLIAGQNGVGKSCIFDCIRLFKSNYGSYNQDEINNFYNEFQVRIGNQFNADKLFRNKELPIKISATITLADKEIEFLKKNGEILLQRLLWRSYTKNPNYDPTSDDPLNSAASNQRMYGQKVKIETNRYMAEFEKLIQQNEFKGEVLIFSDNTQEVLPNIILELIFHTFSPDELGIIDYHGAHRSYQKENLQNLNLNFGNSNENYQNHALYNYTNKYNNVKTEMASSYVKALIAKESGATDHAISDLNNSLSSLFSNFFPGKSFNGMVPNANGSLEFPVEIKTGEKHDISDLSSGEKEVLFGYLRLRNQAPKNSVILIDEPELHLNPKLAKKLPEFYFETIGKELGNQIWLVTHSDAILKQVAGNTDYSIYHMSESLNDGNNQVRKISLENDAEAALIDLIGEFSSYDKGNKIVIFEGEDSDFDKTMTSMLFPEFESNTNSISAGSKTNVSNLQHVLKIAADEGIISKTFISIVDKDSSKIIEDLETLEFSWDSYHIENYLLDEKYIHKVLVDLGVKNVEFDNEENILESLKQCAKENLKFHIQHELNQFVTSELNYSVTTKIDSSNSLNEEYFKAVEKTISEIELKKKNSLSQKELYKKEKIIANKFSTALKDNTWKSIFNGRNILKCFTNKINIIRYEQFRNLIISKMKNENHKPEGMKKVIDQILDIE is encoded by the coding sequence ATGAAATTTAATGAACTTCAAATTGACAATTTTAAGGCAATTGAATTAGTCAAGATTGAATCTCTTGGAGATTTAGTTTTAATTGCCGGACAAAATGGAGTGGGGAAATCTTGCATTTTTGATTGTATAAGATTATTCAAATCTAATTATGGAAGTTACAATCAAGATGAAATCAACAACTTTTACAATGAATTTCAAGTTCGTATCGGAAACCAATTTAACGCAGACAAACTTTTTAGAAATAAAGAACTTCCAATAAAAATAAGTGCTACAATTACTCTAGCAGATAAAGAGATAGAATTTTTAAAGAAAAATGGTGAAATTTTATTACAAAGACTGCTCTGGAGATCATATACTAAAAACCCTAACTATGACCCAACTAGTGATGATCCTTTAAATTCTGCTGCTTCTAATCAAAGAATGTATGGTCAAAAAGTAAAAATAGAGACCAATAGATACATGGCTGAATTTGAAAAATTAATCCAACAAAATGAATTTAAAGGAGAAGTGTTAATTTTTTCCGATAATACTCAAGAGGTTTTGCCAAACATAATTTTGGAGCTTATATTCCACACTTTTAGTCCTGATGAACTTGGAATTATTGACTATCATGGTGCACACCGCAGTTACCAAAAAGAAAATTTACAGAACTTAAATTTAAATTTTGGTAATTCAAATGAAAATTATCAAAACCATGCGTTATATAATTATACTAACAAATATAATAATGTAAAAACTGAGATGGCTTCCAGTTATGTAAAAGCTCTAATTGCTAAAGAGAGTGGTGCTACTGATCATGCGATATCTGATCTTAATAATTCTTTGAGTTCCTTATTTTCGAATTTTTTTCCTGGTAAAAGTTTTAACGGAATGGTCCCCAATGCTAATGGATCACTGGAGTTTCCAGTTGAAATAAAGACAGGTGAAAAACATGATATTTCCGATTTAAGTTCGGGAGAAAAAGAAGTCTTATTTGGATATTTGAGATTGAGAAATCAAGCTCCAAAAAATTCTGTAATTCTTATCGATGAACCAGAATTACATTTAAACCCTAAACTGGCAAAAAAACTTCCTGAATTTTATTTTGAAACTATTGGTAAAGAATTAGGTAACCAAATTTGGTTAGTTACACATTCAGATGCAATTCTTAAGCAAGTTGCGGGTAATACTGATTACAGCATTTATCACATGTCTGAATCTTTAAATGATGGAAATAACCAAGTAAGAAAAATTTCATTGGAAAATGATGCAGAAGCAGCATTAATAGATTTGATTGGAGAGTTCTCTTCATATGACAAAGGAAATAAAATTGTCATTTTTGAGGGAGAGGATTCTGACTTTGACAAAACCATGACTAGCATGTTATTTCCAGAATTCGAAAGCAATACTAATTCCATATCAGCTGGTAGTAAAACAAATGTATCTAATCTCCAACATGTTCTAAAAATAGCAGCAGATGAAGGAATTATTTCAAAAACATTTATTTCTATTGTAGACAAAGATTCAAGTAAAATAATAGAAGATCTTGAAACTCTTGAATTTTCATGGGATTCCTACCATATAGAAAACTACCTATTAGATGAAAAATATATTCATAAAGTGTTAGTGGATTTAGGTGTTAAAAATGTAGAGTTCGATAATGAAGAGAATATATTAGAATCCTTAAAGCAATGCGCTAAAGAGAATTTAAAATTCCACATTCAGCACGAATTAAATCAATTCGTAACTTCTGAATTGAATTATTCTGTAACAACTAAAATAGATAGTAGCAATTCTCTTAATGAAGAATATTTTAAAGCAGTCGAAAAAACGATTTCTGAAATTGAACTAAAAAAGAAAAATTCTTTGAGCCAAAAAGAATTATATAAAAAAGAAAAAATAATTGCCAATAAATTCAGTACGGCTTTAAAAGATAATACTTGGAAATCTATTTTTAATGGTAGAAACATTTTAAAGTGCTTTACCAATAAAATAAATATTATTCGCTATGAGCAATTTCGAAATCTTATAATTTCTAAAATGAAGAATGAAAATCACAAACCAGAAGGAATGAAAAAAGTTATCGATCAAATTTTAGATATAGAATAG
- a CDS encoding NmrA family NAD(P)-binding protein, whose protein sequence is MKKTILVAGATGNLGKRISKALIEKGANVKAIVRHSTDSEKIEALEKTGVTVLQIDMNDCDAIANACEGVTCVISAVAGLDSVIIDLQKQILEGALKAGVPRFIPSDFCTDYNNLITGENRNFDLRREFKTQIDVTPIKVTSIFNGCFADILMYNTPILNMKEKSIGYWGDKANWKLDFTTMDDTAAFTAEAALDDTAPRNLQIASFQVSPNMIFEQVKQANGKDFKIHKISSLEDFAVYIKRQRAENPAGENELYANFQQGQYMYSMFMAQHTELANSRYKDLSWTSSLDYIKTFVK, encoded by the coding sequence ATGAAAAAGACAATTTTAGTTGCTGGAGCAACAGGTAATTTGGGAAAAAGAATTTCCAAGGCATTAATTGAAAAAGGAGCAAATGTGAAGGCGATTGTACGTCATTCTACGGATTCAGAAAAAATAGAAGCCCTTGAAAAAACAGGTGTAACCGTTTTACAAATTGACATGAACGATTGTGATGCGATTGCTAATGCTTGCGAAGGTGTTACATGCGTGATATCTGCAGTGGCAGGCTTGGATAGCGTAATCATTGATTTGCAAAAACAAATTTTAGAGGGCGCACTAAAAGCTGGTGTGCCTAGATTTATTCCCTCTGACTTTTGCACAGATTACAATAATCTAATAACCGGAGAAAATAGAAATTTTGATTTACGTAGAGAGTTCAAAACGCAAATTGATGTCACACCCATTAAAGTAACGTCTATTTTTAATGGCTGCTTTGCCGATATTTTGATGTACAATACGCCCATTTTAAATATGAAGGAAAAAAGTATTGGCTATTGGGGAGACAAAGCTAACTGGAAATTAGATTTCACTACTATGGATGATACTGCTGCATTTACTGCCGAAGCTGCACTAGATGATACCGCACCAAGAAATCTGCAAATTGCTAGTTTTCAAGTGAGTCCAAATATGATTTTTGAACAAGTAAAGCAGGCAAATGGGAAAGACTTTAAAATTCATAAAATTTCTAGTCTCGAGGATTTTGCTGTATACATTAAAAGACAACGAGCAGAGAACCCAGCAGGTGAAAACGAATTGTACGCAAACTTTCAACAAGGTCAATACATGTACTCCATGTTCATGGCACAACATACCGAATTAGCGAACAGCCGCTACAAGGATCTTTCTTGGACTTCGAGTTTGGATTATATTAAGACCTTTGTAAAGTAG
- a CDS encoding S41 family peptidase: MVKKLPEFNNFVSKFSLFMKNIYSKYSLIILFVMLTQTLIGQEMILTNEYKKEVIEKLSILINDFYIYPDVAKKTSIHLNTQVEAGFFNQYKDNQSFAKALTNEVQSVNKDKHMRIMANKPFEVRGNSLERKAEMRMDQINNYRTYNHGFRELKLLEGNVAYLDIRGFAEMDRAKEIADAYMKLLSQADAVIIDLSKNGGGSPHMVQYLCSYFFDQKLHLNSLYYREGDRTEEYWTLEEVGGRKMADVPLFIVIGEETFSGAEEFSYNMQTQKRAILIGQTSAGAANPGGTRMINKDLGVFIPTGRAINPITNTSWENKGVVPEIKTTKEETFEKVNALVKKAAEDRRKNKLENYIRLHKELNTHLDQYEKGTSGTNIRSSITKLVKASLFGEWDINNLGYQYLMDFNKPKIALCLLESNTILFPNSPNMYLVAMEKL, encoded by the coding sequence ATGGTAAAAAAACTCCCAGAATTCAATAATTTTGTATCAAAATTTAGCCTTTTTATGAAAAATATATATAGTAAGTACTCTTTAATAATCTTGTTTGTAATGTTAACTCAAACTTTAATTGGTCAAGAAATGATTTTGACCAATGAGTATAAAAAAGAAGTGATTGAAAAACTATCGATTTTGATAAACGATTTTTATATCTATCCTGATGTGGCCAAAAAAACTAGTATTCATCTAAATACTCAAGTTGAAGCAGGGTTTTTTAATCAATATAAAGACAATCAATCATTTGCAAAAGCGCTCACAAACGAAGTCCAAAGTGTCAACAAGGATAAACATATGCGCATAATGGCAAACAAACCTTTTGAAGTTCGAGGAAACTCTCTAGAAAGAAAGGCAGAAATGCGGATGGATCAGATCAATAATTACCGAACCTATAATCATGGTTTTCGAGAATTGAAATTATTGGAAGGGAATGTAGCATATTTGGATATTAGAGGATTTGCAGAGATGGACAGAGCTAAAGAAATTGCAGATGCCTATATGAAATTATTGTCCCAAGCAGATGCGGTTATTATTGATTTAAGTAAAAATGGCGGTGGCAGCCCTCATATGGTTCAATATCTATGCAGCTATTTCTTTGATCAAAAGTTACATTTAAATAGTCTGTATTACAGAGAAGGAGATAGAACAGAAGAATATTGGACTTTAGAGGAAGTTGGTGGGAGAAAAATGGCTGATGTGCCTTTATTTATTGTCATAGGTGAAGAAACATTCTCTGGTGCAGAAGAATTCTCATATAATATGCAAACTCAGAAAAGAGCAATTTTAATTGGACAAACATCTGCGGGTGCTGCGAATCCAGGAGGAACAAGAATGATTAATAAAGATCTTGGTGTTTTTATACCTACAGGTCGGGCTATTAACCCAATTACGAATACAAGCTGGGAAAATAAAGGTGTTGTACCAGAAATCAAGACAACAAAAGAAGAAACATTTGAAAAAGTCAATGCACTAGTTAAAAAGGCAGCAGAAGATCGAAGAAAAAATAAACTAGAAAACTATATCAGGTTACATAAAGAACTAAACACGCATCTTGATCAATACGAGAAAGGAACATCAGGGACTAATATAAGAAGCAGTATAACAAAATTGGTGAAAGCAAGTCTTTTCGGTGAATGGGATATCAATAACTTAGGTTACCAATATTTAATGGATTTTAATAAGCCGAAAATTGCTTTATGTCTTCTAGAATCAAATACAATACTTTTTCCCAACTCCCCAAATATGTATTTGGTAGCTATGGAGAAGCTTTGA
- a CDS encoding Crp/Fnr family transcriptional regulator, with translation MEEFIAFIRTFVGIDEIDLNLVLSKFRERSVSKGKTVLKKGQIANQYYFIISGGLRFFYETSDKENTTWVVFKNEFFSEISSLNPQIPSRFNIEAIEDTKLLVIDKSDMDFLYGHIPVWQEFGRKIWEGTSVRMIDQILNFQTLSAEERYMQLIRNSELSQKIPVKTLAAVLGITPNALSRIRKNIK, from the coding sequence TTGGAAGAGTTTATAGCATTTATAAGAACGTTTGTTGGGATTGATGAAATTGATTTAAACCTAGTGTTGTCAAAGTTCAGAGAGCGGTCTGTTTCAAAAGGAAAAACAGTTCTAAAAAAAGGTCAAATTGCAAATCAATACTATTTCATAATTTCAGGCGGACTGCGCTTTTTTTATGAGACCTCCGATAAAGAAAACACAACTTGGGTTGTTTTCAAAAATGAATTCTTTTCAGAAATATCAAGCCTGAATCCTCAAATACCGTCAAGATTTAACATTGAAGCGATAGAAGATACCAAGCTATTGGTAATTGATAAATCTGACATGGATTTTTTGTATGGACATATCCCTGTATGGCAAGAGTTTGGAAGAAAAATCTGGGAGGGAACATCTGTGAGGATGATTGACCAAATTTTAAATTTTCAAACCTTATCGGCTGAAGAACGCTATATGCAATTGATACGCAATTCTGAATTATCACAAAAAATACCCGTTAAAACCTTGGCAGCAGTTTTGGGCATTACCCCAAATGCCTTGAGTAGAATTAGAAAAAATATCAAGTAA
- a CDS encoding T9SS type A sorting domain-containing protein, translating to MSGPRGMVIVGNELYFCELFKISKIDLNETIPTPTSVVTDVITPESIAQSGNEFYFTEYGGNKISKVDITAATPTATTVLSGLNGPTGILFNGNDLYFAQSLAGKVSKIDITATTPTVVDVVTGLNGPTGILLIGNHLYITEVYGGKISKIDITDTTPTATDVVTGLVAPRGIAFIGNDLYIAEFGANQISKIDITATTPIPTDVVTDLNGPQGLTINGSDLYMSTSGGGKILKLDVTTLSTGNPQLMSSIHLYPNPSKSVIQITGLTQTENYEIYNILGERVMSGSISNTEKLFINTLENGLYVLKLEKGDTMKFIKK from the coding sequence TTGTCAGGTCCAAGAGGAATGGTAATCGTTGGCAATGAATTATACTTTTGTGAGTTGTTTAAAATTTCTAAAATTGACCTTAACGAAACAATACCAACTCCTACGAGTGTTGTTACGGATGTAATTACACCGGAGTCAATAGCGCAATCTGGTAATGAATTCTATTTTACAGAATACGGTGGAAATAAGATTTCTAAAGTAGATATTACGGCCGCTACGCCAACTGCCACGACTGTTTTGTCGGGATTGAATGGTCCTACCGGAATACTTTTTAATGGAAACGACCTCTATTTTGCTCAATCGCTTGCGGGTAAAGTTTCCAAAATTGATATTACGGCAACAACGCCAACTGTTGTAGATGTAGTAACAGGTCTAAATGGGCCTACCGGAATACTACTAATAGGAAACCACCTCTATATTACTGAAGTTTATGGCGGTAAAATTTCTAAAATTGATATTACGGACACTACGCCAACAGCCACAGATGTGGTTACTGGTTTGGTTGCACCACGTGGAATAGCATTTATCGGAAATGATCTATATATCGCTGAGTTTGGTGCAAATCAAATATCTAAGATTGACATTACAGCAACCACACCAATTCCTACAGATGTTGTAACAGATTTGAATGGTCCTCAAGGATTAACAATAAATGGAAGCGATTTGTACATGAGTACTTCAGGAGGAGGTAAAATCCTTAAGCTAGACGTAACAACACTTTCCACCGGCAATCCACAATTAATGAGTTCAATACATTTATATCCAAATCCCTCAAAGAGTGTTATTCAAATTACAGGACTAACTCAAACAGAGAATTACGAGATTTATAATATACTAGGCGAGAGAGTGATGAGCGGCAGTATCTCCAACACTGAAAAGCTATTTATTAATACACTAGAGAATGGTTTATATGTCTTAAAGCTTGAGAAAGGCGATACAATGAAGTTCATAAAAAAATAA
- a CDS encoding T9SS type A sorting domain-containing protein — protein sequence MRKIYFTCLLVTAACISSAQELDKTITVNGGTAVYVEAGTTIYADQVNLKSTSDRFSSLMLNGDLAVSQSSLEPATLVNYDRYVNVVGETGVPGGNDLISMPVKATGDVTFTDFLGYSADEGTTPNSDIIVSSTTDVSIYAFGPYNNALGSYTNYDTDNAPILLERGLGYRAASYSGQTVRFSGTVSTTSETVEITTVDGNYWNTIGNPYPTYLNAQAFLTENASVLDPYGVTLYGYNSTTNSGLGTIGNFTYINSSVNTNLNIAPGQGFLIPNSPDDAVNTLTFTQNMRTIEGTDDFILGRTENQSQMLRLKAQHDSADFATEFYFNSTSTLGLDPGYDAALYNGTTSNFLLYSHLVEDNIGKSMAIQSFGNSQLTDVTIPLGLKTVQGQQVTFSIENSTLPEDVEVYLEDNLTNTFTLLNSGDYSFTANTAISGTGRFFLRIGNSTLSTINQEANSLELFASEKTIFVNGRILPNTEVSVFDIQGRLVLTSYLEEGSANNQIEASNLNSGIYVVKLTNNKQDQTKKVILK from the coding sequence ATGAGAAAAATTTATTTTACATGTTTATTAGTTACTGCTGCTTGTATTTCTAGTGCTCAGGAATTAGATAAAACGATAACTGTTAACGGAGGGACCGCAGTTTACGTTGAAGCAGGAACTACAATTTACGCAGATCAAGTCAATTTAAAATCAACATCAGACCGCTTTTCCAGCTTAATGCTGAATGGAGATTTAGCTGTGTCACAATCATCTTTGGAACCAGCAACTTTAGTTAATTATGATCGCTATGTTAATGTTGTTGGAGAAACAGGAGTTCCAGGCGGTAACGATTTAATCTCTATGCCGGTTAAGGCAACGGGAGATGTGACGTTTACTGATTTTTTGGGTTACAGTGCAGATGAAGGCACGACGCCAAATTCAGACATCATTGTAAGCAGTACAACAGATGTGTCCATATATGCTTTTGGCCCTTACAATAACGCTTTAGGATCTTACACAAATTATGACACTGATAATGCACCAATTTTATTGGAAAGAGGACTTGGCTATAGAGCAGCATCCTATTCTGGCCAAACGGTTAGATTCTCTGGAACTGTTTCTACAACTTCTGAAACTGTAGAAATCACTACTGTTGATGGTAATTATTGGAATACCATAGGAAATCCTTATCCTACCTATTTAAATGCTCAAGCTTTTTTGACGGAAAATGCATCTGTCTTAGACCCATACGGGGTTACGCTTTATGGCTACAATAGCACTACAAATTCAGGGCTTGGCACTATTGGAAACTTTACGTATATCAATAGCTCAGTTAATACTAATTTAAATATTGCTCCTGGTCAAGGGTTTTTAATTCCAAACAGTCCAGATGATGCTGTAAACACTCTAACTTTTACTCAAAACATGAGAACCATTGAAGGTACTGATGATTTTATTTTAGGAAGAACTGAAAATCAAAGTCAAATGTTGCGATTAAAAGCGCAACACGACTCCGCTGATTTTGCTACAGAATTTTATTTTAATTCTACATCTACCTTGGGCTTAGATCCTGGCTATGATGCTGCTTTATATAATGGTACTACTTCAAATTTCTTACTTTATTCTCACCTCGTTGAAGATAATATTGGAAAAAGCATGGCCATCCAAAGTTTTGGCAACTCTCAATTAACCGATGTTACCATTCCATTAGGCCTAAAAACAGTACAAGGACAACAAGTTACTTTTAGCATTGAAAATTCTACCTTACCAGAAGATGTTGAAGTATATCTTGAGGATAACTTGACAAACACCTTTACCTTATTAAATTCTGGGGATTACAGCTTTACCGCTAATACAGCGATATCTGGAACAGGACGTTTTTTCTTAAGGATTGGAAACAGCACACTATCTACAATTAATCAAGAGGCAAATAGTTTGGAGTTGTTTGCAAGTGAAAAAACAATCTTTGTAAACGGACGTATTTTACCTAACACTGAAGTTTCTGTCTTTGATATTCAAGGACGATTAGTACTCACTTCTTATTTAGAAGAAGGTTCAGCAAACAACCAAATTGAAGCCTCTAATCTGAACAGTGGGATCTACGTTGTTAAATTGACCAACAACAAGCAGGATCAAACAAAAAAAGTGATCCTTAAATAA